From one Eleginops maclovinus isolate JMC-PN-2008 ecotype Puerto Natales chromosome 7, JC_Emac_rtc_rv5, whole genome shotgun sequence genomic stretch:
- the spegb gene encoding striated muscle preferentially expressed protein kinase has translation MRKAEVQMTLKKGSDGAATPSPIIPPKRSKVGPEQVTTDPRGMGYPTQTPPVFARKMRNAAVGTGCDIRLKVTVAGDPQPSLYWYHNDELLNMENQEYGGLWIRDCKPSDAGLYTCIANNHVGEARSSAVLAVLDLGEDSETTEDEGDQYETKEDSWDVEDQAVHKVMDKCAGDDSRTHGHEDHSNTTRSQSENFSRESPPQALPPPSPRLIKRPSTSPMPSRSGSTTPINLRKKVVLPTDYQDTVPGEFEEKVKQPRSLSQSNLQESRSQTPLSEYSRKEFNLRPSPKLTRASSKVFEKVRGLEERRRSLDIPEGSISAGSWAGFNRAGSVDSDDGGSRLGISRESSREDLREALKEDAAERRSMFRQRAASLEDKPRYTQKVQDIENKFTEELQRIKKLVGKPHMKKSFSTEQLTLKGKQRQPFRKIEPIPPQVLQKLQERERAQWAKEQKEKDHSSQPMQQQKNITSTGSTSVTVSRFGEVAGTPESMQLSDLPGQRSVRELSRVSPVTEIVQRSSSPSLYHQQRAESPYRKVERRPPSPLVQRVSRLQESPHFQESLVSQKDEISGRKTPIEVALRRIENRPESPLVQKRVVIVEELSPQPPLKPPRMSPVTPTGDRMEVDPAKTAIKMQIPAIIVEDEKMEVDVPVKTSEPQQITASGKEGRQTKTKGKNRRSRPLSPELDSSDDSYVSAEEDPMEAPVFEFPLQDTVASAGADVLLRCIIAGTPIPEVTWMKENTEIPNIANYMVKVEGERYTLLIKSARISDGGKYCVTAVNQVGRATSSAILLIKTESAQEPRGNLGLPRDISSPITSDEEYLSPLEEGVDFGGPEVRKTIDTRFRKPPAFLVTMSDQAVIEGQEVTMSVRISGQPKPMLYWLRDRVAVKTGPRHIVRETEDGTFKMTIKSAVKSDSGIYTCKIINEYGTKQCEGKLEVKAPPVEPGLAVIRPVRDITAKAGETVLFECHVIGPKDTDVDWLSDGKLIQPALLNCKMHFDGRKCRLLLNSVHEDDSGTYMCKLSTAKEEVTSCGKLKVIPSIEPLFTRKLDVLEVIEGRNARFDCKVSGTPPPKVIWSHFDHPLTESEDVRILREGGRHSLFISHVTNEDEGFYTVIARNNHGEAESSAELYIQEPRPAISSQMAKLEKMPSIPEEPEVPENEVERFTMPDFIKPLYDLDVIEGKEAVLKCKVAGLPYPTIVWFHNGKRIESTEDRKMTQFRDVHSLVIRFVCHAHGGVYKSVISNKVGKATCYAHLYVTDILPDPPDGTPVIESITGKTITLTWKKPRRLDPSIDPSSLMYAIQQQALGSIQWTIIASGLKETTYIITTLSKGVRYAFRVLTITSKAFSKPSPSTDSVQLLDRGPYLQEAPVIIDKPDIVFVMENQSVTITVTLNHVNAAVLWKRRGAVLSSKPGLYEMTMPDDDQQTLKLLKVKSADIGEMTFVASNDFGSESCTFSVELAAPPTFETIMEDLEVCAGETPRFAVVVEGKPVPDILWLKNDILLSESSHYTFVYDDNECSLVVLNARPEDSGVYTCTARNLAGSVSCKAELTIHEATHKQEPKDDEETIRRKMRRLKDNYDIHKEIGRGAFSYVKRVTQKVGKMEYAAKFISTRAKKKESARREMNLLSKLDHERVLYFQDAFENKNAVIIITELCHEEILERFTRKSTVMESDVRSCIRQMLEGMDYLHHQNIIHLDIKPDNILMADSKSDQIRICDFGNALQVTPDEAQYCKYGTPEFVAPEIVSQTPVSKATDIWSIGVIAYLFLTGVSPFAGENDRSSVLNIRNYNVAFEESMFADLCREAKGFIIKLLVADRLRPDTQGCLRHPWFKILSKGKTISTEALRKFVSRRKWQRSLISYKSKMVMRSIPELLNDSSSHISIAVPRHLKESSPLPSSSSDSNEDIDELPFIPMPLNMEFSGSRISLNDIQTNEQETGKQEGKSKLPGSPIQGQEAMECVTKEMDQEGVEITSKGRLRKRSPQDNDKGSSDEESPAELPQKSQMNRKPLRRGSSMDSDKPDKPEGGRRRGELRRGGSADSALLLKITPEEGTGEGIQEDGRRVLKKAVSMELPRRSTSPGTANMSQEDYALKLEMMRQRLLRGGSVDKKLSGLRGPLLETLGMGDEKRAISSDRYSRAARLGPPPLIRAASSDSAMDDDTKPKMLRKTASFSQGDSEPIALHRRLGAPLEIPLAQVEERRLKEAISMSSLTEQIKLDSRPVTPRDPSPKPPTPECVVQESPTKVESEEPFMEKEIKPDDNMNEKMEATDSNFDERSSTSGFSEKDMSISEEPMIESEYTGQRIPTPPVVVQSSTPEEKMEEEQVKEDVKEHKDIMKEEERIVSTVEEKVEEEENMPAQSSDMIITTSSVTVRPTQEYSHPSAMVMPTYLTPSVPVVTLADGRTSAYASIMQTIMVPAVQPLKDQPLSPSTPVVVQAIMSPSVSSVPIYSPASMASALPGQPKPTIISTTEHPAVFSRVASPEMMTKEPSPPRTTTHSSSQQETPAGVDFPDISSEEVFEARFKKRESSLSRSLKFLSRSKNEDKPQAMSSDSAESGEEIYRPGPIGAPLELAQRRLEKSKSVQDLREAQKDQGFMRRLSMRLKRAPSAERKEEATKEEDSSRRRLSWTLGRRGSQEKKEPEVAHQDSEGNVLLEQDEKEVKKPNESPVLAMRRKIESTVAGISTRIRSYSEERKASEDKDTKRTPILSMLRRATSESRAPKVASVPQNQLAAQASNGASSESLDSMASLKSEAKAAEGERRSRWDRWGLTRGRRDKTVSQPDIPTAISRENSSIRSRHYSKLASDFPPVFHIKLRDHVLLEGDPVTLSCLPAGSPHPHVHWMKDKKPLEIDTRMNMIACPDGRQLLMIMQTTKKDAGVYECVATNPLAAVSSSCTISLARLPNRPGTPEIPQKYNNTALVVWRPSDTMAPCTYSLERKAETETNWLIVATGVADCYFNVSDLPAGAAFRFRVACVNKAGQGPYSNLSEIVSLEASEPVKSSATVVVKTVPSTTPPAPVVMMSSMKVPPIKPASNKSSPVTTAPPSTSAPAPASSVAQSACTVTTVQVDAVTPPVTTAPTTTAAPAKAKSTLSISMSKPQTKLAPPPAVPPKPQSPVPPSTRKTPSPLPPPAPAIGKPISSIPMYAPAVNARVTPPSQPSSTPATITLTVTPVTVSPHVTVSAPVIISPPVVVVQSLTPLVQGGDNRGTPSGRVTPSGRATPSGRRTPLGRPGEGSLRLGVPQKPYTFMDEKARGRFGVIRECRENATGNLFMAKIVPYEGDNKQTVLQEYDILKSLHHDRIMALHEAYVTPRYLVLISEYCSGKELLFSLIDRFRYSEDDVVTYIVQILQGLDYLHTRRILHLDIKPENIIITYMNVIKIIDFGSAQNYNPLFLKQFSPPIGTLEYMSPEMLKGDVVGPPADIWSVGVLTFIMLSGKSPFIEIDPQETEARIQAAKFDLSKLYQNVSQSASLFLKKILCSYPWARPSIKDCFNNSWLQDAYLMRLRRQTLTFTTTRLKEFLADQQRRREQVATKHKVLLRSYQSSPQTPTSPSTPNVPTTPTTPITQ, from the exons atTCTGAAACAACAGAGGATGAAGGTGACCAATATGAGACCAAAGAAGATAGTTGGGATGTTGAGGACCAGGCTGTGCATAAAG TGATGGACAAATGTGCAGGAGATGACAGTAGAACACATGGACATGAGGATCACTCTAACACAACCAG GAGCCAATCAGAGAATTTTTCAAGAGAATCTCCCCCACAAGCCCTCCCACCCCCATCGCCAAGACTCATCAAACGTCCCTCCACctctccaatgccaagtcgcTCTGGTTCAACTACACCTATCAACTTGCGGAAGAAAGTTGTTTTGCCAACTGATTACCAAGACACAGTTCCCGGGGAGTTTGAAGAAAAAGTCAAGCAACCAAGATCTCTATCTCAGAGCAACCTCCAGGAGTCCCGGTCACAGACTCCACTGAGCGAATACTCCAGGAAAGAATTTAATCTCAGACCGTCCCCAAAGCTTACCAGGGCCAGCTCAAAGGTTTTTGAGAAGGTCCGTGGCTTAGAAGAGCGGAGGCGAAGCCTTGATATTCCAGAGGGTTCGATCTCCGCAGGATCCTGGGCGGGCTTCAATCGCGCTGGATCTGTAGATTCAGATGATGGGGGGAGTCGATTGGGCATCTCTAGAGAAAGTTCAAGGGAAGATCTGAGGGAGGCTTTGAAAGAGGATGCTGCTGAGCGGAGATCTATGTTTAGACAGAGAGCTGCTTCCCTGGAGGACAAACCACGCTACACCCAAAAAGTTCAAGACATTGAGAACAAGTTCACTGAGGAGCTCCAGCGCATTAAGAAACTAGTGGGTAAACCTCATATGAAGAAGTCGTTTTCAACTGAACAGCTCACTCTAAAGGGCAAGCAGCGCCAGCCGTTTAGGAAAATCGAACCTATTCCCCCACAAGTCCTTCAGAAGCTCCAAGAAAGGGAGCGTGCCCAGTGGGCAAaggaacagaaagagaaggatCACAGTTCTCAGCCGATGcagcaacagaaaaatataacaaGCACAGGTTCAACTTCTGTAACAGTCAGTAGATTTGGAGAAGTTGCAGGCACCCCAGAGTCCATGCAGTTATCTGACTTACCAGGACAACGATCAGTGAGAGAATTAAGTAGAGTCAGTCCAGTAACGGAAATTGTTCAGAGATCATCGTCACCATCATTATATCATCAACAAAGGGCAGAGTCGCCGTATCGCAAGGTTGAACGAAGGCCACCCAGTCCCCTCGTACAAAGAGTATCTCGATTGCAAGAATCCCCGCACTTCCAAGAATCTCTCGTGTCTCAAAAAGATGAGATTTCAGGGAGAAAGACGCCAATTGAGGTCGCATTGAGAAGAATCGAAAACAGACCTGAAAGCCCACTGGTGCAAAAAAGAGTTGTCATTGTGGAAGAGCTCTCTCCTCAACCTCCTTTGAAACCCCCAAGGATGTCCCCAGTTACTCCAACGGGGGACAGAATGGAAGTGGATCCAGCTAAAACTGCCATAAAGATGCAAATCCCCGCCATTATTGTTGAAGATGAAAAGATGGAGGTGGATGTTCCTGTGAAGACAAGTGAGCCTCAGCAGATCACTGCTAGTGGCAAAGAGGGACGACAGACGAAGACCAAAGGGAAGAACCGTCGCTCTCGACCCTTGTCTCCAGAGTTAG aCTCTTCAGATGATTCTTACGTATCTGCTGAAGAAGACCCAATGGAGGCCCCCGTATTTGAGTTTCCCCTGCAGGACACTGTAGCATCTGCTGGTGCAGATGTGCTATTAAGATGCATCATTGCTGGCACCCCCATTCCTGAAG TTACCTGGATGAAAGAGAATACCGAAATCCCCAACATTGCAAATTACATGGTGAAAGTGGAGGGGGAAAGATATACTCTGCTCATCAAATCGGCAAGAATAAGTGATGGTGGGAAATACTGTGTGACTGCTGTAAATCAGGTGGGCAGAGCGACCAGCAGCGCCATCCTTCTAATCAAAACAG AGTCGGCACAGGAGCCGAGGGGGAACTTGGGCTTGCCTCGGGATATCAGCAGCCCTATCACATCTGATGAGGAGTATCTCAGCCCCCTGGAGGAAGGCGTGGATTTTGGAGGGCCGGAAGTCAGGAAAACTATTGACACACGATTCAGGAAACCCCCTGCATTCCTG GTAACGATGAGTGATCAAGCTGTCATTGAAGGACAGGAAGTCACCATGTCCGTCCGAATAAGTGGACAACCCAAACCCATGCTCTATTG GCTGAGGGACAGAGTCGCAGTAAAAACAGGCCCACGTCACATCGTACGAGAGACAGAAGACGGCACTTTCAAAATGACCATCAAGTCAGCGGTGAAATCTGACTCTGGGATTTACACCTGTAAGATCATAAATGAGTATGGGACAAAGCAGTGTGAAGGAAAGCTGGAGGTAAAAG CTCCGCCAGTTGAGCCAGGCTTGGCCGTCATCCGCCCGGTCAGAGACATCACTGCCAAGGCCGGAGAGACGGTTCTGTTCGAGTGTCATGTCATCGGACCGAAGGACACTGACGTGGACTGGCTCTCCGACGGGAAACTGATCCAGCCCGCATTGCTCAACTGTAAGATGCACTTCGATGGAAGAAAGTGCCGGCTGCTGCTCAACTCGGTACACGAGGACGACAGCGGCACATACATGTGCAAACTCAGCACCGCTAAAG AGGAAGTGACTTCATGTGGCAAACTCAAAGTCATCCCTTCGATTGAGCCGCTCTTCACCCGTAAACTGGACGTTCTGGAAGTGATTGAGGGGCGTAACGCTCGATTTGACTGCAAAGTCAGCGGGACGCCTCCTCCTAAGGTCATCTGGAGTCACTTTG ACCATCCGCTCACAGAAAGTGAAGACGTTAGAATCCTCCGGGAAGGCGGACGCcactctctttttatttctcatgtGACCAATGAAGATGAGGGTTTTTACACCGTCATAGCCCGTAACAACCACGGAGAGGCAGAGAGCTCCGCCGAACTTTACATACAAGAACCGCGGCCGGCTATCTCCTCACAGAT GGCTAAACTAGAGAAGATGCCATCGATCCCGGAGGAGCCGGAGGTCCCAGAGAATGAGGTGGAGCGTTTCACGATGCCGGACTTCATCAAACCGCTTTACGACCTGGATGTGATCGAGGGGAAGGAGGCGGTGCTGAAATGTAAAGTGGCTGGTTTGCCGTACCCCACCATCGTTTGGTTTCACAACGGCAAGCGGATTGAGAGCACCGAGGACAGAAAGATGACACAGT TTCGTGACGTCCACAGCCTGGTCATCCGCTTTGTGTGCCACGCCCACGGTGGCGTATACAAGAGCGTCATCTCTAACAAAGTGGGCAAGGCCACCTGCTACGCTCATCTCTACGTCACAG ATATACTCCCTGACCCTCCGGATGGCACTCCAGTGATCGAGTCCATCACCGGGAAAACCATCACCTTAACCTGGAAGAAACCCAGGAGGCTGGACCCTTCCATTG ATCCCAGCTCCTTGATGTATGCCATCCAACAGCAAGCCCTGGGCTCCATCCAGTGGACCATCATAGCTTCTGGCCTGAAGGAGACCACCTACATCATCACCACCCTCTCTAAAGGGGTGCGCTACGCCTTCAGGGTCCTGACCATCACCTCCAAAGCCTTCAGCAAGCCCTCCCCCAGCACCGACTCAGTGCAGCTCCTGGACCGAG GCCCTTATCTCCAGGAGGCTCCAGTGATTATTGATAAGCCAgacattgtgtttgtgatggaAAATCAGTCGGTCACCATCACTGTGACCCTCAATCATGTCAACGCTGCTGTCCTCTGGAAGAG GAGGGGAGCGGTCCTCTCCAGCAAGCCGGGCCTGTATGAGATGACCATGCCAGATGATGACCAGCAAACTCTGAAGCTGCTTAAAGTGAAGAGTGCTGACATTGGAGAGATGACGTTTGTGGCCTCCAACGACTTTGGCAGTGAGAGCTGCACCTTCAGTGTGGAGCTGGCAG CTCCACCTACATTTGAAACAATCATGGAGGACTTGGAGGTTTGTGCCGGGGAGACTCCGCGCTTTGCTGTGGTTGTGGAGGGCAAACCTGTTCCTGACATCCTCTGGCTCaag AATGATATCCTGCTGTCGGAGAGCAGTCATTACACATTTGTGTACGATGATAATGAGTGTTCCCTGGTGGTCCTGAATGCTCGTCCTGAAGACTCCGGAGTTTACACCTGCACCGCCAGGAACTTGGCGGGATCTGTGTCCTGTAAGGCCGAACTCACAATACATGAAG CTACACATAAACAGGAGCCAAAGGATGACGAGGAGACTATTCGAAGGAAAATGCGCAGACTGAAAGATAACTATGACATTCACAAGGAAATTGGAAG AGGTGCCTTTTCCTACGTCAAGCGTGTGACCCAGAAGGTTGGCAAGATGGAGTATGCTGCAAAGTTTATCTCCACACGGGCCAAGAAGAAGGAGTCTGCTCGGAGAGAGATGAACCTGCTTTCCAAGTTGGACCACGAGAGAGTCCTCTACTTTCAGGATGCCTTTGAGAACAAGAATGcagtcatcatcatcactgaACT ATGCCATGAGGAGATTCTTGAGAGATTCACAAGGAAATCTACTGTAATGGAGTCTGAT GTACGTTCATGTATAAGACAAATGCTCGAAGGCATGGACTACCTTCATCATCAGAACATTATACACCTGGACATTAAG CCTGATAACATCCTCATGGCAGACTCCAAAAGCGATCAGATCCGAATCTGTGACTTTGGCAACGCACTGCAGGTCACACCCGACGAGGCTCAATACTGCAAATATGGCACACCAGAATTTGTTGCACCAGAAATTGTCAGTCAGACGCCCGTGTCAAAAGCAACAGACATCTG GTCAATTGGAGTTATTGCATACCTGTT TCTGACGGGAGTTTCTCCTTTCGCTGGAGAGAATGATCGCAGCTCCGTGCTTAACATCAGGAACTATAACGTGGCCTTCGAAGAGAGCATGTTTGCTGACCTTTGCCGAGAGGCTAAAGGTTTCATCATAAAGCTGCTGGTAGCAGACAGGCT GAGACCTGATACTCAAGGATGTCTCAGACACCCGTGGTTCAAG ATACTTAGCAAGGGGAAGACCATAAGTACAGAGGCCCTGAGGAAGTTTGTATCACGCAGAAAATGGCAG CGTTCACTCATCAGCTATAAATCAAAAATGGTCATGAGGTCCATACCTGAGCTGCTGAATGATTCCTCCAGCCATATCTCCATTGCAGTCCCCAGGCACCTTAAAGAAAGTTCACCTTTgccatcctcctcctcagatTCTAATGAAGACATCGATGAACTGCCATTTATTCCAATGCCTCTTAACATGGAGTTTTCTGGTTCAAGGATTTCACTGAATGACATCCAAACCAATGAGCAAGAAACTGGGAAGCAGGAGGGTAAAAGTAAGTTGCCTGGGTCTCCTATTCAAGGCCAGGAAGCAATGGAGTGTGTCACCAAGGAAATGGATCAAGAAGGGGTTGAAATAACAAGTAAAGGTCGCCTGCGTAAAAGGTCGCCACAAGACAATGATAAAGGTTCCTCAGATGAAGAGTCACCCGCTGAATTGCCACAAAAGTCACAGATGAATAGAAAACCCCTACGCAGGGGTTCGAGTATGGACTCTGACAAACCAGACAAACCAGAAGGAGGACGGCGAAGAGGAGAGCTAAGACGTGGAGGCTCTGCCGACAGTGCATTGCTACTCAAAATTACACCCGAGGAAGGAACTGGAGAAGGAATCCAAGAGGATGGAAGGAGAGTTCTGAAGAAAGCCGTCTCTATGGAGCTACCAAGGAGGAGCACCAGTCCAGGAACTGCCAACATGAGTCAAGAAGACTATGCTCTTAAACTGGAGATGATGAGACAGCGGCTGCTTCGTGGAGGCTCTGTAGACAAAAAGTTGAGTGGACTCAGAGGACCTCTGTTGGAAACATTAGGAATGGGAGATGAAAAGCGTGCAATATCTTCAGATCGCTACTCTCGTGCTGCTCGTTTGGGCCCACCCCCGCTAATTAGAGCTGCATCTAGCGATTCTGCAATGGATGATGATACAAAACCCAAAATGTTGCGCAAAACGGCTTCTTTCAGTCAGGGTGATTCAGAACCCATAGCTCTACATCGCCGGTTAGGAGCTCCCTTGGAGATTCCTTTGGCACAGGTGGAAGAGAGAAGGCTTAAGGAGGCTATATCTATGTCATCTCTCACTGAGCAGATCAAGCTAGATTCCCGTCCAGTGACCCCCAGGGATCCTTCGCCAAAACCGCCAACACCAGAGTGTGTTGTGCAGGAAAGTCCAACCAAAGTGGAAAGCGAGGAGCCTTTCATGGAGAAGGAGATAAAGCCTGATGACAATATGAATGAAAAGATGGAAGCCACAGATAGTAATTTTGATGAGAGATCGAGCACTAGTGGTTTCTCAGAGAAGGACATGAGCATATCAGAAGAACCGATGATTGAATCAGAGTACACGGGCCAGAGAATTCCTACACCACCTGTTGTGGTTCAAAGCTCTACACCAGAAGAAAAAATGGAAGAAGAACAAGTGAAAGAAGATGTGAAAGAACACAAAGATATaatgaaagaagaagaaagaattGTCAGTACTGTCGAAGAAAaagttgaagaagaagaaaatatgcCTGCTCAATCTTCTGATATGATCATAACCACAAGCTCAGTTACGGTGAGACCAACACAGGAGTATTCCCATCCATCAGCAATGGTTATGCCAACTTATCTAACACCCTCTGTTCCTGTAGTAACTTTAGCAGATGGAAGGACTTCAGCATATGCAAGCATTATGCAGACCATCATGGTCCCTGCAGTTCAGCCTTTAAAGGACCAACCTTTAAGCCCCTCTACACCTGTTGTGGTTCAAGCCATTATGTCACCCTCAGTATCAAGTGTACCCATATATTCACCTGCTAGCATGGCCTCTGCTTTACCCGGTCAACCAAAGCCAACCATTATATCCACCACTGAGCACCCTGCTGTATTCTCCAGGGTAGCGTCACCAGAAATGATGACAAAAGAACCCAGTCCACCAAGGACTACCACACATTCCTCATCCCAACAAGAGACCCCAGCAGGAGTTGACTTTCCGGACATTTCCTCTGAAGAGGTCTTTGAGGCCCGCTTCAAAAAACGTGAGTCTTCCCTCTCAAGAAGTCTAAAGTTTCTGTCCCGGTCAAAGAATGAGGACAAACCACAAGCAATGTCATCGGACTCCGCAGAGTCAGGCGAAGAGATATACAGACCTGGGCCAATTGGTGCGCCTTTGGAATTGGCACAGAGGAGACTTGAGAAGTCCAAGTCAGTCCAGGACCTTCGTGAAGCTCAAAAGGACCAAGGCTTTATGAGAAGGCTCTCTATGCGCTTGAAGAGAGCGCCCTCAGCTGAACGCAAGGAAGAAGCGACCAAAGAAGAAGATTCTTCAAGACGTAGGCTTTCTTGGACTCTCGGCAGAAGAGGGTCACAGGAAAAGAAGGAACCGGAGGTGGCGCACCAAGATAGTGAAGGTAACGTGTTGTTGGAACAAGATGAAAAGGAGGTCAAGAAACCTAATGAATCCCCGGTCCTGGCGATGCGCAGAAAGATTGAATCGACGGTGGCTGGGATCTCCACAAGAATTCGAAGCTACTCAGAGGAAAGGAAAGCATCAGAAGACAAGGACACCAAGAGGACGCCCATTCTTTCCATGCTTCGTCGTGCAACATCAGAAAGCCGAGCTCCGAAAGTTGCCAGTGTTCCTCAGAACCAGCTGGCAGCTCAGGCCAGTAATGGCGCGTCTTCAGAGTCTCTAGACTCTATGGCCAGCCTAAAGTCAGAAGCAAAGG CTGCAGAGGGTGAGCGCAGATCACGCTGGGATCGTTGGGGCCTGACCAGAGGAAGGCGTGACAAGACAGTATCACAGCCCGACATACCAACAGCAATCTCCAGAGAAAATAGTTCTATACGTTCACGCCATTACTCCAAACTGGCTTCCG ATTTCCCTCCAGTATTTCACATCAAGCTGAGAGATCATGTCCTGCTGGAGGGAGATCCGGTCACACTCAGCTGTCTGCCAGCCGGCAGCCCCCACCCACACGTCCACTGGATGAAAG ATAAGAAGCCCCTGGAGATTGACACCAGGATGAACATGATCGCCTGCCCTGATGGCCGACAGCTACTGATGATCATGCAGACCACCAAAAAGGATGCAGGGGTCTATGAATGTGTTGCTACCAACCCCCTGGCAGCAGTGTCCAGCTCTTGCACAATATCTCTTGCTC gTCTGCCAAACCGTCCTGGGACCCCTGAAATACCTCAGAAGTACAACAACACAGCCTTGGTAGTCTGGAGGCCCTCAGACACAATGGCCCCCTGCACATACTCTCTggagagaaaagcagaga CTGAGACTAACTGGCTGATCGTGGCTACAGGGGTGGCAGACTGTTATTTCAATGTGTCTGACCTGCCAGCAGGGGCCGCCTTCAGGTTCAGGGTGGCATGTGTGAACAAAGCTGGACAGGGCCCGTACAGCAACCTCTCAGAGATAGTAAGCCTGGAAGCTTCAG AACCAGTTAAGTCCAGTGCCACTGTTGTTGTGAAGACAGTCCCCTCAACGACTCCTCCTGCCCCTGTGGTGATGATGTCATCCATGAAAGTGCCTCCCATCAAACCTGCTTCCAATAAATCCTCCCCGGTAACAACTGCCCCTCCCTCGACTTCAGCTCCCGCTCCTGCTTCATCTGTGGCTCAATCTGCCTGTACAGTGACCACTGTGCAGGTTGATGCTGTTACTCCACCCGTTACCACAGCTCCAACCACCACAGCTGCCCCAGCCAAAGCCAAGAGCACCTTGAGCATCAGCATGAGCAAACCCCAGACCAAACTGGCACCTCCCCCTGCTGTCCCACCCAAACCTCAGAGTCCTGTGCCCCCCTCAACCAGAAAAACACCTTCTCCTCTACCACCACCTGCACCTGCCATAGGGAAACCTATTTCATCCATTCCAATGTATGCGCCGGCTGTGAACGCGCGGGTTACTCCACCTTCCCAACCTAGTTCCACCCCGGCAACCATCACCCTTACAGTTACCCCTGTGACCGTCTCACCTCATGTGACCGTCTCAGCACCTGTGATCATCTCCCCGCCCGTAGTGGTGGTGCAGAGCTTGACACCACTAGTGCAGGGAGGGGACAACCGCGGTACCCCATCAGGACGAGTCACACCATCAGGACGGGCAACACCTTCGGGGCGCAGGACGCCATTGGGGAGGCCTGGAGAGGGATCCCTTCGCCTGGGAGTTCCACAGAAGCCTTACACCTTCATGGATGAGAAAGCAAG GGGTCGGTTCGGTGTGATCCGTGAGTGCCGGGAGAATGCCACAGGAAATCTCTTCATGGCTAAGATCGTTCCCTACGAGGGGGACAACAAACAGACGGTGCTCCAGGAATACGACATCCTCAAATCCCTTCACCACGACAGGATCATGGCTTTGCACGAAGCTTACGTCACACCGCGCTACCTGGTGCTCATCTCCGAGTACTGCAGCGGGAAGGAGCTGCTCTTCAGCCTCATCGACAG GTTCCGTTACTCGGAGGATGATGTGGTCACCTATATCGTACAGATCCTCCAGGGTCTTGATTACCTCCACACACGACGCATCCTCCACCTGGACATCAAGCCAGAGAACATCATCATCACCTACATGAACGTCATCAAGATCATCGACTTCGGCAGCGCTCAGAATTACAACCCGCTCTTCCTCAAGCAGTTCAGCCCTCCTATTGGAACCCTGGAGTATATGT CTCCGGAGATGTTGAAGGGGGATGTGGTGGGTCCTCCAGCTGACATCTGGAGCGTGGGCGTGCTGACCTTCATCAT GTTGAGCGGCAAGTCGCCTTTCATTGAAATTGATCCTCAGGAGACTGAAGCCAGGATCCAGGCGGCCAAGTTTGACCTCTCTAAACTCTACCAGAATGTGTCCCAAAGTGCCTCTCTGTTTCTTAAAAAGATCCTCTGTAGCTACCCCTG GGCCCGTCCCTCCATTAAGGACTGCTTCAATAACTCCTGGCTCCAAGACGCTTACCTGATGCGGCTCCGCAGGCAGACCCTCACCTTCACCACCACCCGTCTCAAGGAATTTTTGGCCGACCAGCAGCGCAGGCGAGAGCAGGTAGCCACCAAGCACAAAGTCCTGCTGCGGTCCTACCAAAGCTCGCCACAGACCCCCACCAGCCCCTCCACGCCAAATGTGCCAACCACACCCACCACACCTATCACCCAGTGA